A genomic segment from Diospyros lotus cultivar Yz01 chromosome 5, ASM1463336v1, whole genome shotgun sequence encodes:
- the LOC127802468 gene encoding uncharacterized protein LOC127802468, whose product MASSPLRSKSHYHVRSISLPSRSHPLIPQFNEHLCRLRSSEGTYTSLPSLRNRASGLEDLYDCVADLLLLPHTQQALAHEGHKKLVDGALDGYLKLLDACATTKDIFSQTKEDVKELVSSLRRKRNAVNVGEFLASRKKVQKVIKKLVKDLKSIRNEDLLSDTDQEAVAIVSLLKEVEAVTLAVLSSFLSYAAGTKPESRQNGWSLVSKLMHWKNEACQSKEIALTEFQEVDAAVQSLIVSSKSDDKRTIEVVQQIGKLELSIQGLEENLERLMRHLIKTRVSLLNILNH is encoded by the coding sequence atggcTTCTTCTCCTTTGAGATCAAAGTCCCATTATCATGTCCGCTCTATCAGTTTGCCATCCAGATCTCATCCACTCATCCCTCAGTTCAATGAACATTTATGCAGACTAAGGTCTTCCGAAGGTACATACACCTCATTGCCCTCATTAAGGAACAGGGCTAGTGGGCTTGAGGATCTGTATGATTGTGTTGCTGACTTGCTTCTGTTGCCGCACACTCAACAAGCTTTGGCCCATGAAGGCCATAAGAAATTGGTTGATGGGGCCTTGGATGGATATCTCAAACTCTTGGATGCTTGTGCAACCACTAAAGATATCTTTTCACAGACAAAGGAAGATGTCAAAGAACTTGTTTCGTCCCTACGTAGGAAAAGGAATGCAGTTAATGTTGGAGAATTTTTGGCCTCCAGAAAGAAGGTGCAGAAGGTCATCAAGAAGTTGGTGAAGGATTTGAAGAGCATCAGAAACGAAGACCTACTCTCAGACACAGACCAAGAAGCTGTTGCCATTGTTAGCCTGCTAAAAGAGGTTGAAGCAGTCACTCTAGCAGTATTGAGCTCGTTCTTGTCATATGCTGCTGGAACAAAGCCAGAATCGAGGCAAAATGGCTGGTCTTTGGTGTCCAAACTGATGCACTGGAAGAATGAAGCATGTCAATCCAAAGAAATAGCTCTTACTGAATTTCAGGAGGTTGATGCTGCAGTGCAGTCACTCATTGTTTCAAGCAAATCTGACGACAAAAGAACCATTGAGGTAGTGCAACAGATAGGAAAGTTGGAGTTGAGCATTCAAGGTCTAGAAGAAAATCTAGAGCGCTTGATGAGGCATTTAATAAAAACCAGAGTTTCCCTGCTCAACATTCTCAATCACTAG